One Streptomyces lincolnensis genomic region harbors:
- a CDS encoding SCO7613 C-terminal domain-containing membrane protein — MTHIPPPTEELRLLDSELWQLDARRAQLLARRAWLVAALHQAQPAPSAPAPRPVSVAPPRPEASAPRVQNVLLLLGGVLLTIAAMVFTLVSWGHLGIAGRSAVLGAVTLAALAAPVPLLKRGLRSTAESLAGLGLALTVLDAYALHEVALAGTDGTAYTAVASAVLAGVWLGYGLLPGSTALRLPLPAALVAAQLPLLLWALAADAGAHGITAALLVTAALDTAVALRMPSGSVRVVAAVGAYAMGSWGALAAGWLSWTATGPSAAARAAALLLLAAAIAVGAAWPGGRTALQGAGDAAAPGRPVVGADQAVGLALAAGLLAVNAVGGTARTVLPDTWTVPAYLACGIALLAVVRAGLLPDALRRGVLWASGAVQALAVLWALPVVGVAVLGPGAWVERAWSGAPADMRAAVTPDLPWPPDATAVPVVLAAVAIVLALAVRDTAWHPRALVGALCLSWTTVLTLPAVLELPYTVGLLVYGVTTAGALAVATLASPTTAPASETPQAAHIRLTATQLALVTSLSLALLSLASQTATLTVLSLLTALFATAATRARIAPFTAPAALAHATALACATGAAAGWTTASTALLVLVVPAVAALLAPRLDGPRTTVPVEATGAAAALLAIGLAVTDPPLLALVLALCGVITAGTAVRPDRRPLGYAATALFVLATWVRLASWDIGTPEAYTLPVTVPALLVGALRRRRDPQASSWTAYGPGLAATLVPSLLAAWGDPGWTRPLLLGTAALVVTLLGARYHLQAPLVLGGSVLALVALHELAPYIAQVAGTLPRWVPPALAGLLLLALGATYEQRLRDARRVRNILTKMH; from the coding sequence ATGACGCACATCCCGCCGCCGACCGAGGAACTACGGCTCCTCGACTCCGAGCTGTGGCAACTGGACGCCCGCCGGGCACAGTTGCTGGCCCGCCGCGCCTGGCTGGTCGCTGCCCTGCACCAGGCCCAGCCGGCTCCTTCGGCTCCCGCGCCACGGCCGGTGTCCGTCGCGCCGCCCCGTCCCGAGGCCTCCGCGCCGCGCGTCCAGAACGTGCTGCTCCTGCTCGGCGGGGTGCTGTTGACCATCGCGGCGATGGTGTTCACGCTGGTCAGCTGGGGTCACCTCGGGATCGCCGGGCGGTCGGCGGTGCTGGGAGCGGTCACCCTGGCCGCGCTCGCCGCGCCGGTGCCGCTGCTGAAGCGGGGCCTGCGGTCGACGGCCGAGTCCCTGGCGGGTCTCGGTCTGGCGCTGACGGTGCTCGACGCGTACGCGCTGCACGAGGTCGCTCTCGCGGGCACGGACGGCACGGCGTACACGGCGGTAGCGTCGGCGGTGCTCGCGGGCGTCTGGCTCGGGTACGGCCTCCTGCCGGGCTCGACCGCTCTGCGGCTGCCCCTCCCCGCCGCGCTCGTCGCGGCCCAACTCCCGCTGCTGCTCTGGGCGCTGGCCGCGGACGCCGGGGCCCACGGCATCACGGCCGCGCTCCTGGTGACGGCCGCGCTGGACACCGCTGTGGCACTGCGAATGCCGTCCGGGTCCGTGCGCGTCGTCGCCGCCGTCGGCGCCTACGCCATGGGGTCCTGGGGCGCACTGGCCGCCGGCTGGCTGTCCTGGACGGCCACCGGCCCGAGCGCCGCCGCCCGTGCGGCGGCGCTCCTCCTCCTCGCTGCGGCGATCGCGGTGGGCGCGGCCTGGCCGGGTGGCCGTACGGCCCTCCAGGGGGCCGGCGACGCGGCGGCCCCGGGCAGGCCTGTGGTCGGCGCGGACCAGGCCGTCGGCCTCGCCCTGGCCGCCGGGCTGCTCGCGGTCAACGCCGTCGGCGGCACGGCGCGTACCGTCCTGCCGGACACGTGGACGGTTCCGGCTTATCTGGCCTGCGGGATCGCCCTGTTGGCGGTGGTCCGGGCCGGCCTGTTGCCGGACGCGCTGCGGCGCGGGGTGCTGTGGGCCTCGGGTGCCGTGCAGGCACTGGCGGTGCTGTGGGCGCTCCCCGTCGTGGGTGTGGCGGTGCTCGGTCCGGGCGCCTGGGTGGAGCGGGCGTGGAGCGGGGCCCCGGCGGACATGCGCGCCGCGGTGACTCCGGATCTGCCCTGGCCGCCGGACGCGACGGCGGTGCCCGTCGTCCTGGCCGCCGTGGCGATCGTGCTCGCCCTGGCGGTCCGTGACACGGCCTGGCACCCCAGGGCACTCGTCGGCGCGCTGTGCCTGTCCTGGACCACGGTCCTGACCCTGCCCGCGGTGCTGGAGCTCCCCTACACGGTCGGCCTGTTGGTCTACGGAGTGACGACAGCCGGCGCCCTGGCAGTGGCGACGCTCGCCTCCCCGACCACCGCCCCAGCGTCGGAGACACCACAGGCCGCGCACATCCGGCTCACGGCCACCCAGCTCGCCCTGGTGACCTCGCTCAGCCTGGCCCTGCTCTCCCTCGCCTCGCAGACCGCGACCCTGACCGTGCTCTCCCTGCTGACGGCGCTGTTCGCGACGGCCGCGACGCGTGCCCGGATCGCTCCCTTCACGGCTCCGGCCGCACTGGCTCACGCCACCGCCCTGGCCTGCGCGACCGGCGCCGCCGCGGGCTGGACAACTGCTTCCACCGCCCTGCTCGTGCTGGTGGTCCCCGCAGTCGCCGCCCTGCTCGCACCGCGGCTCGACGGCCCCCGCACCACCGTGCCGGTCGAGGCGACGGGAGCCGCCGCCGCGCTGCTCGCGATCGGCCTGGCCGTCACCGACCCGCCGCTGCTCGCCCTGGTGCTGGCCCTGTGCGGAGTGATCACCGCGGGCACCGCGGTACGGCCCGACCGCCGTCCCCTCGGCTACGCGGCCACCGCCCTGTTCGTCCTGGCCACCTGGGTACGCCTGGCGTCCTGGGACATCGGCACCCCGGAGGCGTACACGCTCCCGGTCACCGTCCCGGCGCTGCTCGTCGGTGCCCTTCGGCGCCGCCGGGACCCGCAGGCGTCCTCCTGGACCGCGTACGGCCCCGGACTCGCCGCGACCCTCGTGCCGAGCCTTCTCGCGGCCTGGGGCGACCCGGGCTGGACGCGTCCACTGCTCCTGGGCACGGCGGCCCTGGTGGTCACCCTCCTGGGCGCCCGGTACCACCTCCAGGCGCCGCTCGTGCTCGGCGGCTCGGTGCTCGCCCTGGTCGCGCTCCACGAACTCGCCCCGTACATCGCGCAGGTGGCCGGTACCCTCCCCCGTTGGGTACCGCCCGCCCTGGCCGGCCTCCTGCTGCTCGCCCTGGGAGCAACATACGAACAACGCCTGAGGGATGCCCGACGAGTGCGGAACATCCTGACGAAGATGCACTGA